Proteins encoded in a region of the Cyclopterus lumpus isolate fCycLum1 chromosome 23, fCycLum1.pri, whole genome shotgun sequence genome:
- the prdm4 gene encoding PR domain zinc finger protein 4 gives MNDMNLSPVGMDQLSVPSVSASHLGLPTSPTHNSIPTPGMSVAIPSLGPSLGSLPSALSLMLPMGPLSDRGVMCGLPERNYSLPPPPYPHLESSYFRHILPGILSYLADRPPPQYIHPSSLNMDGTLSVSSNNPSGLDPYSGPGGPLEQGLVPMDSRQVSGQGDLHQTGAHELDSTGLAMASRVSSPMTPDRMGEELATMDGVVSDTQQQLGGGRRPQSHEGLTGVDSSAGVMPLHGTPVLELPVVMEQDHMGGRVGNTVGGGAGGLGEQLHSNRELNSGVVSVVLTGSMASQGQLEPVLLHVHSGMGLEAVNVSPITAEVSLGPENNLVLVNSTLQLEDSTSNKENMVTAYTIWCTLCECSYTSDCPEHGPVTFIPDTPIQSRARLSLPRQLCLRISVADEPLGVFARDVIPPRTCFGPMVGQHCSNVDLSDWPEKDTPQIWKMYHNNVLEFYIVTTDENECNWMMFVRKARTCEEPNLVAYPANGKLFFCTTTEIHPDQQLLFYYSRDYCRLMGVPQVSEGQICRCGKECSSFSELKSHLDSHNSNHSHNQPPHSHSPSQQDHSQQQPQQQQQQQQQQQEQQPQQQQHTHREEKLTNGTSSSSSSPWPCHTHTAGQTNSDNNSGRAGSPRNSNNVTSRAKGQGHAREKKFKCSMCSRAFLTSTKLNVHFMGHVGMKPHKCEYCSKAFSDPSNLRMHLKIHTGQKNYRCTVCEKLFTQKSHVASHMLIHTGAEKLKCDLCDRAFIRKHDLKQHMFSHTHERRIQCPKCNKHFLKTNHLKKHMNSHEGRRDFVCEKCHKAFLTKYHLTRHLKICKGPKTERASRKEQELEDEEEEEEEEEEEEEEEEEEEENDDGQGRGVERLVDSASNEDCGVDVGGYNSEKSPSPPH, from the exons ATGAACGACATGAACCTGAGTCCTGTGGGCATGGATCAGCTCAGTGTGCCCTCGGTGAGTGCCAGCCACCTGGGTCTGCCCACCTCTCCGACACACAACTCCATCCCCACTCCAG GCATGTCGGTGGCCATCCCCAGCCTGGGTCCCTCCCTGGGCTCCCTTCCCTCTGCCCTCTCGTTGATGCTCCCCATGGGTCCGCTGAGTGACAGAGGAGTGATGTGCGGCCTGCCAGAGAGGAACTACTCTTTGCCGCCGCCTCCATACCCCCACCTGGAGAGCAGCTACTTCCGACACATATTGCCCG GTATCCTGTCCTATCTGGCAGACCGTCCACCACCTCAATATATCCATCCCAGCAGCCTTAACATGGATGGGACCCTTTCGGTGTCCAGCAACAATCCCTCCGGTCTTGATCCCTACAGTGGCCCCGGAGGCCCACTGGAGCAGGGCCTGGTGCCCATGGACTCCAGACAGGTGAGTGGCCAGGGAGACCTCCACCAGACTGGTGCTCACGAGCTGGACTCTACAGGATTGGCCATGGCATCACGTGTCAGTAGCCCCATGACCCCGGACCGGATGGGTGAGGAACTGGCCACCATGGACGGAGTGGTGTCTGACACCCAACAGCAGCTCGGTGGCGGAAGGCGGCCTCAGTCGCATGAGGGATTAACTGGGGTGGACTCATCTGCTGGGGTGATGCCCCTCCATGGAACTCCTGTTCTCGAACTACCGGTGGTGATGGAGCAGGATCATATGGGGGGCCGAGTGGGGAACACTGtggggggaggagcaggaggactcGGGGAGCAGCTCCACTCAAATCGGGAGTTGAACTCAGGCGTTGTCAGTGTGGTGCTCACTGGCTCCATGGCCAGCCAGGGACAACTGGAGCCAGTGTTGCTTCATGTGCACTCTGGGATGGGACTGGAGGCAGTGAATGTGTCCCCCATCACTGCAGAGGTGTCGCTGGGGCCAGAAAACAACCTGGTGCTGGTCAACTCCACCTTGCAGCTCGAGGATTCTACCTCCAACAAGGAGAACATGGTCACTGCTTACACcatct GGTGCACTCTGTGTGAGTGCTCGTATACCTCAGACTGCCCAGAGCATGGCCCAGTCACCTTCATCCCTGACACCCCTATCCAAAGCCGGGCTCGCCTCTCTCTGCCACGTCAACTGTGCCTGCGCATCTCGGTAGCAGACGAACCGCTTG GAGTTTTTGCACGGGATGTCATTCCTCCAAGGACCTGCTTTGGGCCGATGGTGGGCCAGCACTGTAGCAACGTGGACCTCTCTGATTGGCCAGAAAAGGACACGCCACAAATATGGAAG ATGTACCACAACAATGTGCTGGAATTCTACATTGTAACAACGGATGAGAATGAGTGCAACTGGATGATGTTTGTCCGCAAAGCAAG aACCTGTGAGGAACCGAACCTGGTGGCGTACCCTGCCAACGGTAAATTGTTCTTCTGTACAACCACAGAGATCCACCCGGACCAGCAGCTGCTCTTCTATTACAGCAGAGACTACTGCAGGCTGATGG GTGTTCCGCAGGTCTCCGAGGGCCAGATCTGCCGTTGTGGCAAAGAGTGCTCTTCTTTCTCTGAGCTCAAGTCTCATCTTGATAGCCATAACAGTAACCACAGCCATAACCAACCTCCACACAGCCACAGCCCATCTCAGCAGGACCACTCTCAGCAacagccacagcagcagcagcagcagcagcagcagcagcaagagcaacaaccacagcaacagcaacacacTCACCGGGAAGAGAAGCTGACTAATGGGACCtcaagctcctcttcttccccatGGCCCTGCCACACCCACACTGCAGGACAAACAAACAGTGATAACAACAGCGGCCGGGCCGGCAGCCCTAGAAACTCTAATAATGTTACCTCCAGAGCAAAAGGTCAGGGTCATGCCCGGGAGAAGAAATTCAAATGCAGCATGTGTTCCCGTGCGTTTCTCACATCCACAAAGCTCAATGTGCACTTCATGGGGCACGTGGGGATGAAACCTCACAAGTGTGAATACTGCAGTAAGGCCTTCAGCGATCCCAGCAACCTCAGGATGCACCTCAAGATTCACACAG GTCAGAAGAACTACAGGTGCACAGTTTGCGAAAAGTTGTTTACCCAGAAATCCCATGTGGCATCACATATGCTCATCCATACTGGCGCAGAGAAGCTCAagtgtgacctctgtgaccgAGCATTCATCAGGAAACATGACCTGAAACaacacatgttctctcacacaca TGAGCGCCGCATACAGTGCCCGAAGTGCAACAAACACTTCCTCAAGACCAACCACCTGAAGAAGCACATGAACTCTCACGAGGGCCGAAGAGACTTTGTCTGTGAGAAATGCCACAAAGCTTTCCTCACCAAATACCACCTCACCCGCCACCTCAAGATATGCAAAGGTCCAAAGACGGAAAGAGCGTCTCGTAAGGAGCAGGAattggaggatgaagaggaggaggaggaggaggaggaagaagaggaagaggaagaagaagaggaggaggagaatgatgATGGTCAGGGAAGAGGAGTAGAGAGACTTGTAGACTCAGCCAGCAACGAAGACTGTGGTGTAGATGTTGGAGGATATAACTCTGAAAAGTCCCCGTCACCCCCTCATTGA
- the rad51ap1 gene encoding RAD51-associated protein 1 gives MDRPPRKTRVVNYSEAKAFDDDDDFACVKAPPSKRPREDVKREHKKSSSMSANQESNSQPAASQKSRRPLDVKVYERDLEAALTLSSLNNGGGIKDQSSTHKDVQICVPVDENTDPTSSHLSNCSVDLTALGLDEITSEKESTSISRQRKAATEEPKNRPTDEDEDYEPKLTPDSESDDDFSEPAESEDEEFTVKKVSKTKNEKTKPPPASKEEKQPSKPSKSKLQAAAASTPVRSPPTPKLAPKIPASSSSVSTSTPALPLSPMGARIPKWNPPAQVGRSPTSFGPAVKSPGQGLRLGLSRLVRVKPLHPGVSSP, from the exons ATGGACCGACCACCAAG GAAGACAAGGGTTGTGAATTACTCTGAAGCAAAAGCCTTTGACGATG ATGATGATTTTGCCTGCGTGAAGGCTCCGCCCAGCAAAAGGCCCCGAGAAGATGTGAAACGGGAGCACAAGAAATCATCGAGCATGTCCGCCAATCAGGAGTCCAACTCTCAACCCGCAGCGAGCCAGAAGAGCAG AAGACCATTAGATGTGAAAGTGTACGAAAGAGATCTAGAAGCAGCTCTTACACTATCCTCGCTCAATAATGGAGGTGGGATAAAGGACCAGTCTTCAACCCATAAAG ATGTCCAGATTTGTGTTCCGGTAGATGAAAACACTGATCCAACCTCTTCACACCTGTCCAACTGCAGTGTGGATTTGACAGCTTTGG gcCTGGATGAAATCACATCAGAAAAAGAGTCAACTTCCATTTCcagacaaagaaaagctgcCACTGAGGAGCCGAAGAACAGGCCTacggatgaagatgaagactaCGAGCCCAAACTGACACCAG ATTCAGAAAGTGATGACGATTTCAGTGAACCAGCTGAGAGTGAAGATGAAGAATTCACAGTGAAGAAagtcagcaaaacaaaaaatgagaaGACCAAACCGCCTCCGGCCtctaaagaagaaaaacaaccatcGAAACCATCAAAGTCTAAATTGCAGGCAGCAG cAGCTTCCACACCGGTGAGAAGTCCTCCAACGCCCAAACTTGCACCCAAAATACCTGCTTCATCGTCCTCAGTTTCCACATCAACGCCTGCATTACCTCTGAGCCCAATGGGGGCCAGAATACCCAAGTGGAACCCACCAG CTCAAGTTGGGAGAAGCCCCACTTCATTCGGTCCAGCGGTGAAGTCTCCAGGTCAGGGTCTGCGCCTCGGGCTGTCCCGTCTTGTTCGAGTCAAACCTCTTCACCCCGGTGTTTCGAGTCCCTGa
- the fgf6b gene encoding fibroblast growth factor 6b, which yields MAVAQRCLSSMSSGARTHWTLPAVLVLWTSLWGIVSSYPIPSRTNATLMEKKWETLFSRSYLGITGGKSELNWESDYLQGIKRVRRLYCNVGIGFHLQVLPDGRISGAHNENQYSLIEISTVDRGVISMFGVSSELFVAMNSRGRLYGTRVFVDECKFKETLLPNNYNAYESFVYKGFYVALSKHGRAKRGDKASTAMTVTHFLPRL from the exons ATGGCCGTTGCGCAAAGGTGCCTCTCCAGCATGTCCAGCGGGGCCAGGACGCACTGGACGCTGCCAGCAGTTCTTGTGCTGTGGACTTCTCTCTGGGGGATCGTTTCATCTTATCCGATTCCGAGCAGGACTAATGCGACTTTAATGGAAAAGAAGTGGGAGACGCTCTTCTCCCGATCCTATCTGGGTATAACTGGGGGGAAATCGGAGCTGAACTGGGAGAGTGACTATTTGCAGGGCATCAAAAGAGTGCGGCGACTGTACTGCAACGTGGGCATTGGGTTTCACCTGCAGGTGCTCCCGGACGGCAGGATAAGCGGTGCACACAATGAGAACCAATACA GTCTGATAGAGATCTCCACCGTGGACCGAGGAGTGATCAGCATGTTCGGGGTGAGCAGTGAGCTGTTTGTCGCAATGAACAGCAGGGGAAGGTTATACGGAACG AGAGTCTTCGTGGACGAGTGCAAGTTCAAGGAGACTTTGCTGCCCAATAACTACAACGCCTATGAGTCTTTTGTTTACAAGGGCTTCTACGTCGCCCTCAGCAAGCACGGCCGAGCGAAGAGAGGCGACAAGGCCTCCACCGCCATGACCGTCACACATTTCCTCCCGCGGCTATGA
- the fgf23 gene encoding fibroblast growth factor 23: MDVNGRLRMRDTVLALFLAVLQGFPLGETAPNPSPLVGSNWGNPRRYVHLQTSTDLSNFYLEIRLDGTVRRTTVRSSYSVILLRAETRERIAILGVKSSRYLCMDLEGKPFSSPICLRDDCLFNHRLLENNRDVYFSSRTGILFNLEGSRQVFSAGQNLPQTSLFLPKKNTVPLERLLLHREKRNQVVDPSDPHNAYFGRTEEGSDSQAVPEDDADLEVEVEVEVEVEVEVETGDDVRNVCRETPLAPSTNDPWNVHSSNPASPRSTGTMG, encoded by the exons ATGGACGTCAACGGGAGACTGAGGATGAGGGACACTGTGCTGGCGCTCTTCCTCGCCGTTCTCCAGGGATTTCCTCTCGGGGAAACGGCCCCGAACCCGTCGCCGCTGGTTGGATCCAACTGGGGGAACCCGAGGAGATATGTCCACCTGCAGACCTCCACAGATCTCAGCAACTTCTACTTGGAGATCAGACTAGATGGCACTGTGCGCAGAACTACAGTCAGGAGTTCATATA GTGTGATTTTACTGAGAGCTGAAACAAGGGAGCGCATTGCCATCCTGGGCGTCAAAAGTAGCCGTTACTTGTGTATGGATTTGGAGGGCAAACCATTCAGCTCG CCCATCTGCCTCAGGGACGACTGTCTGTTCAACCACAGACTTCTGGAGAACAACCGGGACGTGTACTTCTCCAGCCGGACCGGCATCCTGTTCAACCTGGAGGGCTCCCGGCAGGTGTTCTCGGCGGGCCAGAACCTCCCGCAAACATCCCTCTTCCTGCCCAAGAAGAACACGGTGCCGCTGGAGCGCCTCCTGCTGCACCGGGAGAAGAGGAACCAGGTGGTGGATCCATCCGACCCGCACAACGCATACTTTGGGCGGACCGAGGAGGGCTCGGACTCTCAGGCCGTTCCGGAGGACGACGCTgatctggaggtggaggtggaagtggaagtggaggTGGAAGTGGAGGTGGAGACCGGGGACGACGTGCGCAACGTGTGCCGGGAGACGCCGCTGGCTCCGTCCACCAACGACCCGTGGAACGTGCACTCGTCCAACCCGGCCAGCCCCCGCAGCACCGGGACCATGGGCTGA
- the tigarb gene encoding fructose-2,6-bisphosphatase TIGAR B, whose product MFTFSLTLVRHGETQYNRDKLLQGQGVDTPLSETGLKQGDAVGRYLRDITFNNVFASNLQRAVQTAEIILKNNTNCAGTEMILEPLLRERGFGVAEGHPKDDLKNMANAAGQSCRDYTPPGGETLDQVKLRFKKFLKVLFKQMLDERGLPGPDASAGASDAGEAANGTSASASVDASADDGLRGVPAHALVVSHGAYIRVAVKHLVEDLKSSLPAGVKTSQLFSPSPNTGITRFIFTLSRSESGPVLSACRCVFTNRKDHLENLTAAE is encoded by the exons ATGTTTACGTTTAGTCTGACGCTCGTACGACA tggggaaacaCAGTACAACCGGGACAAGCTGCTGCAAG GTCAAGGTGTGGACACGCCCTTATCAGAAACAGGTCTCAAGCAGGGTGACGCGGTAGGAAGATACCTCAGAGACATCACCTTCAACAATGTGTTTGCCAGTAACCTACAGAGAGCTGTACAG ACAGCTGAAATCATTTTGAAGAACAACACTAACTGTGCTGGCACGGAGATGATTTTGGAGCCGTTACtcagagagagg GGTTTTGGCGTTGCTGAAGGACATCCCAAAGATGATCTGAAGAACATGGCCAACGCCGCGGGCCAGTCCTGCCGTGACTACACCCCTCCAGGGGGAGAGACTTTAGACCAG GTGAAGCTGCGTTTCAAAAAATTCCTCAAAGTCCTTTTCAAGCAAATGTTGGATGAACGCGGCTTGCCGGGACCAGATGCCTCGGCGGGCGCATCGGATGCCGGAGAAGCGGCAAACGGgacctctgcctctgcctccgTCGACGCCTCGGCCGACGACGGCCTCCGGGGCGTGCCAGCCCACGCGCTGGTCGTGAGCCACGGCGCTTACATCCGCGTAGCCGTCAAGCACCTTGTGGAGGACTTGAAGAGTTCCCTGCCCGCGGGGGTGAAGACGTCCCAGTTGTTTTCGCCCTCTCCGAACACAGGCATCACTCGCTTCATCTTCACCCTGAGCCGGTCCGAGTCCGGCCCGGTCCTCTCAGCCTGCCGCTGCGTCTTTACCAACAGAAAGGACCACCTGGAAAACCTTACAGCGGCCGAGTAG